In the Gopherus evgoodei ecotype Sinaloan lineage chromosome 19, rGopEvg1_v1.p, whole genome shotgun sequence genome, AATGTTATTAAATCCATGAAATGTCAAACCCAAGGATGCCTCTTTATTCTTTCATCTTTTGTCCAGACATCCCTACTGAGCTAGACCATGGATGGGTTCCTGCACTACACTTGACAACTATTCCCTAGCCTCCACTGAAAGAGATTCCActcttccctaggcaattttttcCCGTTCTTAACAactctgacagttgggaagtttttcttaatatccagccCAAACCTCCCTTACTgccatttaagcccattgcttcttgtcctatcctcagcggTTAAGGAGAACAGTTTTTGTCCCCCCTCATTGTAACCATCTTATGTATCTGAAAACTTATGTTcctcctcagttttctcttcttccccactaaacaaacccaatttttttcagtctttcctcatagctcatgttttctagacctttaatcatttttgttactctcctctgggctttctccaaatctttcttgaaTGTTAATTCTACTTTATTATcttagaaaaataaacattttatttactaGATATCTAATTTTTTATTCATTAGTTGTGCCAAGCAGTATTTGTATGGAAATTGGAATTAATTTAAAAGTGCACAGAAAAGAAATTTAGAATCATGAGTTAAAAATCTTACTTGTGCTGGATACATAAAAAATAACTATCAAAATTGCATTTAAAACATACTGATTGGTTAAAGGAAGTGTCTGTAGTTAATGAATTGAACTAAACATTTCAGATCACCATGTCCATCAAGATTTTGAGTTCTAATAGATCTCATCCTCACTCTCCATTTTTATTCGTAGATTGAGAGAACACACTTCCTTGCTTTTTCAACTCTCTCCGTTTTGAACGAGCTGGTAATTGAACTTGAACTACTTGAATAAACAAATGAAACAATATTTTCTATGTacctgcagaagaagctactTCTGTCAAAAGCCgatttagcacttcaacaaactctggttccaggtgcttagccagtgacttccatcagtttagtggtttgactttctttaaaactccaGCAGCAAATGTGAACtgttgaattttttaaatttaaattttaattattgTAAATTTAGtccttaacataggttgtcatGAAGTTACATTAATATTGAAATTAAGTGGGcttattttgaaaaacaaatttattttagaagTCCATGTAAAGTACAATGGAGggggattttggttttttttttttaaatgatttttatccaccctgatctTGGCAGAAGAAAAAAGTAGCAGCCCAGGCCAGTCTTACAAAAGGAAGCTGCTTATGGCTTCTAGGGTACTTTAGAGACAGAACTATTTTTAATACTGCATGAAGTACTGGCCATAGTACGGTATCAACACAGGCTCCATCTTTGTCCAATTCACTATTAAGGAATCAAAATGTAAAAGTATCTGAACAAACTGATGATGTTCATTTTCCCATGCAAGTCCCAGACACCCCCACATCAGCTGGACTGAGCAGACACGAGATAGGAGGAATGGAGCTTTAATGCAAATGACCAATTCTAAGCATGAACCAAGGAAGGGCATGTTGGCTGATCCTTTGTGAAATACACTTATTGTTTGGCCCTTTTATAGAGATGGTGCAGAAATTAAATAGGGCAAACTTGGTCTTACGAATGCTTGTTTACCAGACTCAATTAAACAATGGACAGACTGAAGAGAACAAAATTAACGTTTCATAAACGTAAATATTTTGTGGCTACGCCTGAAGCAGATTTTATGAGACACTGAGAAGAATAAGTGTTACGGAAACTAAGACTTACTGTTGGAATCTCTCAAGTTCACTAAAAAATAAGGTGACCAGTGATTCCACTCTTCTGGAACCGCACTTTGGAACTCTGAACTGGTCTCTGATTTAAATCAGAGGACTTCGCAGATGACACTGAATATCCAAGCTGCCTTGAATCAGTCTCCGTCTGTCCCCCACAATATAGGGCAGAGATTTTACTCTTCAAGGAGCCTCTATGCTAGTAATTGAATGCGGTCTGTCTTCCTTTCCCTGTGGCATTTAGGTAAACGGCTGCTTGCTCGATCCTCTGCCCCCTATGGTGATTAGGAAAGGATGCCAGTCACTGCCTACTAGCATGATGGAAACCTCTATTGATGAGGGGATAGAGACAGAAGGCGAATCAGAAGACGATCCCGCACAGGCATTTGCAGCCCTCCAAGCAACCCGCTGTGGGAAAAGACGTCACACTCTGGCGGAAGTGACCAACCAGCTTGTCATGATGCCAGGTACAGGTACATAAATTGTAGAGGTCTCTGCATAAGTTTAAGGCTCCAAGAGCCCCGCTTGTTACATGCTGGATGAACACTAGCTTGGTTTGTGtcttaataaataaaaagctgcTTTTCTTGatcattattaatttatttgaggCAGATATGAAGACAGGAGAGCAAATTCACAGCTGGCCTATGCAAGCACCACTGTATCCAATCTAATGGCAATGTAGAAAGGGTAGAGGGTGGCACGCAATTTAAAAGTTACAGTTTTGGCATAATTAACAATCCCAACATATTTAATTTCCAGGTGATGTTTGTTCCTAGAAAAACACTAGTTTCTCTGGCAGCCCCATGCCAATGTGGGGATGCAGCAATGCCAAGTTGGGGTATGATCTTGTCAGCTCCCCCAAGTTGAACAGAATCTAGACAGTACTTGAATGGGAAATTCCTCAAGAAAATGAGTGTGGTGAAGGAAACAAGATTGGTGACTTAATGGCATTCTACCAGAGTCAGTACTCAGAGGTCTTAGTGCAAGGCTAAAGCCCTCAGCTGTTGTCTTTTAGGAATTATAGAGCCAAGTTCATAACCACATCTAACCATTCAAGATTCCATCACACTTCTGCAAGTGTTGGTTCCCACTCACCCTGCTAGGTTCCAGTTTGGGTAATTCCATTCTGCCTCCCTGAATTCCTATTGCAGTTTCATTTGGATGTGGAATGCACATCTTCATGTCTCCAATAGTTGTGTAGTTTCACCCAGTGGTGAATGAAGTGAGTGTTTGAAAAAGCGCTTTGGGAGCGCAGTATCCCTGCTAGCAAGCCATTTAACTTATTTTATCCTTCAGCTTAGTATTAAAACCAGGGGTGTGACCCCATTGCAGTGCTGGAAGTATTAGTGTGTTTATAAAGCTTGCATTTTTTCTTACACTTCCTCCATGCCAGTCACTGGAGACCGTGCTAGCAGAAATGGCTCAAACCTGTGGTGCTTTGCTTTGCTAAAATACTGCACTTTTCATTTAATCTAGTACTTGTTATTTCTCACAGGGAAAGTCTACTCCTTGGATGAGAATCCATCTTTGGGCAGCATTGACTCAGAATATGATATGGGATCTTTTCAGAGGGATCTTAACTTCCTTGAGGACACTCCTACACTGAAAGAAATGATGCTGGCCAACCAGTCAGCACCCAGAGTGACACCCCCTTTCATAGGCCTGAGACCTGCCAATCCAGCCATGCAGGCACTGACCTCCCAGAAACGAGAGGCCCACAACCGCTCCCCCGTCAGTTTCCGAGAGGGGCGCAGGGCATCTGACACATCCCTCACACAAGGTAACTGTTTCACTGTTGTCATGAGAAGTTAGACACAAATTTAGTACCATGTGTGCTTTAACCCAAGCTTTAGTGGCGAAATATGGCTCAGCTGGGCCTTGCAGAGTTCAGCTGGCTGTGCTGACCGAATAGCAATAGTTTTGCTGATATTGTTCTATTTGACATTTGTCCAGGAATTGTAGCATTTAGACAGCACCTTCAGAATCTGGCACGAACCAAAGGAATCCTGGAGTTGAATAAAGTCCAGCTCCTATATGAACAGATGGGATCAGAAGAAGAGCCCAACCTAACATCGACTGCTCCCCACTTGCAGAATCTCGTGAACAGCCCCCCTCAGGTGTGTGTTAAGCACTGATAATGTGTTTGGTGCAGTACAAGCCACAGGCACAAACAAGCCCCTTCCTCAAAGAGACAGATAAAGAGGAGAGGAGATGCACTGGGAGACCTAGAAGAGACGTTAATTTAGAGCTTAAATTTGCTTCTGTCCCCCTCACTTGCATAATGGAGGGTAAAGTAGTTACTGAGCTCCTGTGAGTTGGTGTTTGCCAGACTTGTGGAACCAGTGAGATGGTATTCTGGGATCTTCAGATCTAACAGATTGTTAGTTTGTCTAAAGGACCTGTGGTTTAGATGCATATAGAACTACATTCTGTTCTGCCACAGTGGAGTTACTGTGCTGTAACAGAACTGACCTCCGCCTGTCATTTTAAAAGTGGTTGGTGGTATATCACTTGGTCAGCTTTGGCCTTCTTTTGCCAGACAAAAGTCCAGCTAGTTGCTTCCATTTTCCTTTATTTGCCTGTTTGTAATAAAACAGGAGGCAGCAAATGTAAATAAGTGCTTTCTATCTTTTCTCTTTGGGCCCACCTCCTCAGGGGAATAATCTGCATGGATGGTCAATAGAACCTCTTGTACCCCTTGCAAAATGTTCTAGAGACTAAATCTGAAGCACTGATAATCCCAGCGCTTTCTCACAATTTGCTGAGATTTAGATGCCATTCCTCATTCTCTGGAAACCAGAAAGTCACAATCCATTCAGAAGAATGTGTCATTAAGTCTGATATGTCCGAGCTCAGTTGTGGTACCAACCAATGAACTGTTCTCTCTCCAGCCACATAAGCAGCTATCGTGCCTTTTGGAGACACCCACTGTGTGTATCGTTTTTTAAAATTCGTATCAAAAGCCTTTTGTCTTTGgttttaaaactgaaaagagGCAGACATATTCACAGGGTCAGGATCACTTTCTCCTGGTGCCACTGGGATCAGAGAGCAGATGAGTCAGAAAATACCTTGTATTTCTCCAGGTTAGTCAATTGTGTTCCTTTTCTATTATGTGGCATAGAGGAGAATTCTAAACAATCATATCTAAATTCTAAACAATCCTAAATGAGCAATGAGCCCTGCAGATCAAGTGGCACTAGAGTGTAAGCAGCTCCCTAAAGAGTTTAAGCAGAAAATGTAGCTTCTGTCTGGAGGAATTAAACTGTGCTCTTACCTTCTCTTCCCAGGAGGAAGCTTCTCAGCAGCAGGAGATTCTATCTGCCTTCCCTAATGGTGTGCACCCACAGTTGTTATCGAGACGGCAGAGCTTAGAAACACAGTACTTGCAACACAGACTGCAGGTATGGTGCCTTCCTCCACAATGTCAAGCCAGCCATTGATAGTATGCACCAATGTAGCCAGTTATTTTCAATGAGAAAAATGGTGGATAACTAGTAAAACAACAAATTCAAGTTACACCTTGTGTAATAGAGTCTCCTTTGGTTGCTGCAGCTACTGCTTCTGGTTTTCTACTTATGTGCTAATTAGAGGCAAATGAGGGTAACAGGAGTTCAGTGACAGTTCTTGGTAAATCCTCACAGTTGCATTCCTTTCAAGGATATGTCCCAAGATCTGGTTTGGGGAGTGATCTGAGGAGCCTCTCTCCTTTTCCATCTCAGAgtaacatttctttttatttttactggTTTTCTTTTAAGAACACAAACTCTGCAGATTCTTCCAGCTTGTATACTAAAAATTCCCACAGAAGTCTAACCTCCGAGAATGTTTGAAATCAATTACAGTCACCAGTTAGTACATAATCATATCTATAATGGAGAAACAGACCAACATTTTCAAGTGTGCTTGAGCTCTGAGTGGTTCAGATTATTTTGGGTATCCAACTTGAGTGAGATTGGGCTTGGTTTTTCAGAATGCAGAGTACCTCCAACTACCACTAGCTTCAGTTATACTTGAGGGTGATTACTTAGTCTGAAAGCTGTTTGGGGCAAATACTATATTTTAGTTAcatgtgcctagcacaataggatcctgatccctgactggggcctctaggcactaccagtAACTGGTGGTGCTGGTGCTAGATAAATTAAAGTTGGACATCCAAAACTTGCAcctccacttttgaaaatgctgccCCCAATCTCTTAAAAACCCTCACCTTGTGTTAGGATAAACAAGCACTTCCCCAGCTGAGCCTTTCTGGGACAGTTCAGTCTCTCCTGGACTCTCATCCATTTAAAACAGTGCAtttcatttcacattttaaatCCATCATCTTTTGGTACTGTTGCAGAAACCCAGCCTGCTGTCAAAAGCCCAGAATACTTGTCAGCTGTACTGCAAAGAACTGCCTCGAAGCCTGGAACAGCAGTTACAAGAGCACAGGtgagaagcacctggcattggccactgtcagaagacaggatactgagctagatggacctttggtctgacccagtatggcctctCTTATGGTTCATAGTCTGTGTAGATGAGTAATTTGCATGTAACTTCCTCCCAGGAGGAATAGGGGAAGAGAGACATTCTTGGGACAGGCAAACTGTCATCTAAAAATCTCTACATACACAGTACTAAGGCCCTTCAGGTTTTTCTAATTTCACCCAAATTTTGGCTTTTCAGGATCTGGGAATTTTTTGCTTATGAAGCCAGGCTGATAGGCTGGCAAgatcagccagggctctgtccagggaggtgggggcagaaaTGATACTCACAGGGTGCAGTCTTCTGCTTCCCTCCTGAGTCCAGCCCTATGGTGTAGCCCTGTTTACTTCCTCTGTGCAGTGGAGGAGAGCAAGACTGACAGGGAGCTGGGTCTCAACAGCCACCACTGCCTGACTACTTTAGTGATGATAAAGTACCATAAAAGTTTGATTCAGCAGATAGTGGTGTGTCCTTAGCTTTCTTTAGTGTGCAGAGGTTCTGGAAGTTGGGGACAGTGTTCCTATACTTCTGTACTCTGGTTTCCAATGAAAGTTTCTGTATCATGTATTGCAATATTTATGGTAACTCAGAACATGAATGATGTGGTGCCTCAGAATCCCTGCAGTCATTTGGGTATTTCCTGCTTTTTGTCCGTGACCAGATAATTTTACCACAAAGAACATGAGGAATTCCTGTAAGCCAGACTTTTACAGACATCAGAAGGGACAATCGATTCAAAATGAGTCTTCTCTAAAACTGTCTTGCTTGTTGTTATGTCTACAGCAACAACGGAGTTTTGATTGGAAGAGATCTTTGTCTCTTCCATCctcccttttttctctttttgtaacGGGTTTCACTGTTTTCTCTGTGTAGTTAAATTGCTAGGCTGAACAGCAGTTAGAGAAAACTGATACAAAAGCAAGAAGAGCGAGGGTATACAAAGGCCTGTATAACAGTCAGCTAAAAACTGGCTCTGGTTTCTGTGTGAAAGAGCCACAGAGTTGAAGGTCAGAAGGGGTCTGACCTTACAGCCAGAATTAGACAAAAGTAGAACAGCAGTCAGGAGACTCAACTCTTGAGTGCCAGAGGCAGAGAACAGGCAGGACAAAGGTGCACCAATGtccaaggcccctgcaatggcagggaattgatgtAGGGAGACATATCCACATAATCCATGTGTCTGTAATCCACAAACACTGGTAGAGGGACTTGAAATCTTCACTTGCTTTCTCGTTGTCCCTTTATATCTGGAGTGAGCATCAAGAGTGGCTGTAGAATTGAGAGGTAACACTGACTCTTGCTTGAGGGCTAAGGCTGACAACCATCCAGAATGTTCTCTTGCTGACCAAAGCAACTTCATGTGCTTTTTCACATCTTAAAGAAAAGATGGTTGTGTGTAAGAAAATGTGAACTATCTAAACTAGGTGAGCTGGGAACAGTCTTGTACCGCCTCTTCTATCTACAGTTTTGGTTGAAGTTGGGATGTTgattagttaataagaattttttttatgatCCAGCACCCTTAGCATTTTTGTGGGGGTGAAGTGTGGCTTTTTCAATAAATTATTCCTGCTACATTATAGTGCATAAGGTTCATTTATTTGCCAAGCATAGTCTAGTTTTAATTGGTTAGAATAATACTTCATAGTCTACTAGAATATGTCCTGTAACGTTAGCCATGAGAGACTTTACTGCATTGTCTCTGCTTTTGCACCTTTGGTAAGAAGCAGGGAGAGACATGTTGAGTGTGCAGATTAGCCAAGTGACAATTAACAAGGTTCAGTTGTAAATGAAACCCAACTAGCAGTTAGAGATTGGCTTTCTCAAAGGAACCCAATGTACGTTTCACCACTCTCTTCTGCCATTGTTGTTAGTGATTAGCAGACAAATCTCACTAAGTATTAATATTTCAAAGACTGAAAATAATTCCTATTGATGTCCTTGATTCAGGCTGCATCAGAAGAGACTCTTCCTCCAGAagcagtcccagctgcaggctTATTTTAACCAGATGCATATAGCCGAAAACTCATACCCAAGGTCAAGTCAACTGCCACTTCCAggccaggaggagcagcagcagccgctgACACAGTTCAGCCTGGCACAGCCCTTGAGCCCTGTAATGGAGCCTTCCTCAGAACAAATGCAATATGACCCTTTCCTTAGCCAGTATCAGAAACTACAGCTGGAGTCTTTGCCACCATCACAGATCCACAGCTCACCTGGGCTGCCATTGCAGATTCATGTGCAACAGCAGCCACCACCGCTGCCACCCTTACAATATTCTTATCAGACTTGTGAATTGCCAGTGGTCACTTCTTCTGAGCCAGACTACCCAAACCAGTGCCAGTATTCCATGAACCCAGCCCAGCAAAGCAATGTAGCATCACCAGACAACCAGAGGAGCTCAGCACCTCATGAGTCTCAGTCCAACTATGAGGCATTAGCCCTTTCAGAGTTGCCAGGACTTTTTGATTGTGAAATGATGGAGACTGTTGACCCACAACATAGTGGCTATGTCTTGGTGAATTAGCCACCCTGCAGTGTTCACTTAAGAATGGAAGACAGGTGAAGTGAAGGAAAAGCAtctgaattttcatttttgttccaACCCTAACATTCATGGCTTATTTTCCAACCCTTGACCTACTGAGGGATGTAAAAGCCACCTGACTGGTACTAGCCAGGGATGGCTAAAAGCTACATAGCCATTGGTTCATCCTGTCAGTGCTATGCCACAAACCCCATGGCAGGGGCTGGAGATGGATACTGCAATTTGGTCAAACAAAGAACCAGTTTGCAGAGAAGGAGATTACAGATGtagttttaaagaaagaaaagggtcCCTTCCAAAAACTGGATACTCTGCTAGCATCCATCCAGTACCAGATGAAACCTGCTAAAGATCTGCAAAAGAAAGGAGATTAAATGAGTGATACATTGTACTTCTTGGCAATAAAAGCAATATATTTTTCATCCTGACTCAGACTTGGGTAACCTGAAGGCAAATCAAGAACTCATGAAACTTTAGTGCATGGTGGATTTAAAGGAAAGTTGCACTTTGGCATTGAAATGTTGATTCTAAGCTACTGATGTTGCATTAGTCCACAGTAAGTCTCAGAGGACATCAGGTGTTTCTCCAAAAGACTCCACACATCCTCCTGCTAGCAACAGCATTTCCCCAAACTTGCCAAAAAACTTCTAACTGCCCATCCTGGGAAGTTTCTGGAACTTTGACAAAATGATACACTGACCTAGTCAAAAGAGAGCTAGGTCTGATATGGGGCACTGCAGTGTTTTTAGAGGCCTCTGAATGGGGTACAGAATACTCCAAAGGTAAAGGATCAGTTAACAGAGATGTGAAAGTACCAAGAGGTGGTCTGCAACTGCAGCAAATGACATTGTCGAAAAGGTCAGCCAGGGTAGCATTAGAAATCAGCCCTTTTTGTGGACAGTCTCTTGTGGAGGCCTCTGCCTTGGAGCAGCTGTGGTCACTGGAGAGGATACATCTGTcctctgttgctttttaaaaataactattttgaATTTACAGTATGCGTTGCTGGTGGTTTATTAAGCTTTGTATATTTGGACAATTTGGGTTTTAGAACTTAAGGACAAAACAAAATGAGCTTAAAAACCCCATGTGAAGTGATAGTGCTGTGCCTTTTTGGGTTCTTTATCAGATTATATgctttttttcctgaagaaagtAGACAGTACCCCATTTATATCCATGCTAAAGCCAAAGTCACTTCAGAGCATGTGTTCCACCATGTGGAATACAATGCAACTTCCTTAGTGTCTTGATTGCTCATCTCTGTGTGAAATGTTCAAAGTATTACAGCAATATTTAGTGTCAAGAACTGTTGCTATATTAACCGTTTCAACAGATACTCACTTTGAGCAAGCACTTGAGTCCCCAAACCCTTGCAGTTCACAAAATGTCAGGCAGCAGCTGGGCTTTGGATCCATAGAAAGGACAGGGGTAATCACTGTAATGTGGGTTGTCTCAAGTGTTTGAAATACTGAGAGACATTATTAAAGGAGAACCTAGTGCCCCATAGTTGGAGAGTTTAGTCCTTTGTGAGCAGATGAACACACTAAGCACAATGCAGGTTCTTTAAAGCACAAAGAACAGCAGAAAAGCAGGTACTGCTTATGAAAAACAGCCTTTGATGTCTGGGAGGTTTTCCCTTTTCATTAAGTTCAAAGTGAGGAAAGAGGCAATATACACTAATAGCTCCATCTGTATCTATCACTACACAGTcactaaccttgctcctgacacTTTGCTCTCAAACCAAAGTTTTGTTGCAAGTTCCCAACCCCACCAATCTGGGCTGTTACTTTATACTGACCCACAGGCAAATTCTACAGTCACTATATAAAGCACTAAGGCATTGGACTGAATTGGTGGTAGCAGAAGAGAGAATTCCTGATACACTGAGAAAAGCCCAGTCAGTTTATAATCAGATTTTCTGACCAACTAATGTCATGTCATAAACAGAAGAGTTATCAAAGATCAGACTGCAGaaccatttttttccttcagagaaATAAGCAGTCAGCACACAGAGCAATAATACAGTATTTACGTggcaaaggtaaaaaaaaatctagtgactATATATTAGTCAGCTTTAAACAGGAAAAAgttcagcactgctgccagcaatTGCCTTATTTCCTAGCATGCTAAAATCTGACTGACCTGTGGTGTTTATACAGCACATTCTGTAATATTGGTCACTAATCCACTTGTTGTGCAGTCAGATTTGTTCAATCAAGGCTTTGTATTGACTATACGTTGATTCCAAAGCCATTGCTGGGGGGCAATTTGAAATCCCATGTAAGCTGAAGCATGGAATCTCATCTTAAAGGTTGTGCCCACTTACCCCTTTCTTTATGCTAGATGGCAAAGAGGTCCActaatgctttgctgttgtaacATGGACTCCTGATCTGGGGGAGGTTGAGAACCACCGACCTAAAGACTGTTTTAAGGTGACTTAATGCCATCTGCATAGAAACCTTTATAAATGGCATTCCATCCTCATCCATGGACACGCCTGTGTGAAGGGGTAAAAATCTTCACACAGCCCCTAGGTTTTAAGTGACTTGTAGAGAGCAAGCAACTGGCAACAACAAACACTGCAGGGGAACAAAGGGCCAGCCCAGTGGAGTCTAAGCATCTCACCAGGGCAGGTGACCACATGCAGCGAGAGTGGGCAGCAAGGGGCCACGTAAAATATTAAGCAAACATTTGTGCACATACGAGGCCAGGCTGAATACCCAGAGAGCTGCGTGAAAGAGAAGCAAACTATGGATATAGAAATGTCTCCATAGCATGAACAATCAATTCAGAAGCCCAGTTCTGCACAGGGAGTTGTTACAAAACATGGCCTGCCCCTTTTC is a window encoding:
- the SIK2 gene encoding serine/threonine-protein kinase SIK2 isoform X4 translates to MVMAEPRRLPPLLPRGPGPVRVGFYDIEGTLGKGNFAVVKLGRHRITRSEVMETKSMLYLVTEYAKNGEIFDYLANHGRLSEPEARRKFWQILSAVEYCHSRKIVHRDLKAENLLLDNNMNIKIADFGFGNFYKSGEPLTTWCGSPPYAAPEVFEGQQYEGPQLDIWSMGVVLYVLVCGALPFDGPTLPILRQRVLEGRFRIPYFMSEECEHLIRRMLVLDPSKRLTIAQIKEHKWMLIEVPVQRPILYPQGQENEPSIGEYNEQVLRLMHSLGIDQQKTIESLQNKSYNHFAAIYYLLVERLKSHRSSFPVEQRLDARQRRPSTIAEQTVAKTQAAVPPVNLRSQNVRLLRSPGLPPAPEAFSFPPSSCHVESAFMEEERVDTPKVNGCLLDPLPPMVIRKGCQSLPTSMMETSIDEGIETEGESEDDPAQAFAALQATRCGKRRHTLAEVTNQLVMMPGTGKVYSLDENPSLGSIDSEYDMGSFQRDLNFLEDTPTLKEMMLANQSAPRVTPPFIGLRPANPAMQALTSQKREAHNRSPVSFREGRRASDTSLTQGIVAFRQHLQNLARTKGILELNKVQLLYEQMGSEEEPNLTSTAPHLQNLVNSPPQEEASQQQEILSAFPNGVHPQLLSRRQSLETQYLQHRLQKPSLLSKAQNTCQLYCKELPRSLEQQLQEHRLHQKRLFLQKQSQLQAYFNQMHIAENSYPRSSQLPLPGQEEQQQPLTQFSLAQPLSPVMEPSSEQMQYDPFLSQYQKLQLESLPPSQIHSSPGLPLQIHVQQQPPPLPPLQYSYQTCELPVVTSSEPDYPNQCQYSMNPAQQSNVASPDNQRSSAPHESQSNYEALALSELPGLFDCEMMETVDPQHSGYVLVN
- the SIK2 gene encoding serine/threonine-protein kinase SIK2 isoform X3; its protein translation is MVCKTTQLNCKEIKLVPNLRPVTANGCKVIRRRRMKVAIKIIDKSQLDAVNLEKIYREVQIMKMLDHPHIIKLYQVMETKSMLYLVTEYAKNGEIFDYLANHGRLSEPEARRKFWQILSAVEYCHSRKIVHRDLKAENLLLDNNMNIKIADFGFGNFYKSGEPLTTWCGSPPYAAPEVFEGQQYEGPQLDIWSMGVVLYVLVCGALPFDGPTLPILRQRVLEGRFRIPYFMSEECEHLIRRMLVLDPSKRLTIAQIKEHKWMLIEVPVQRPILYPQGQENEPSIGEYNEQVLRLMHSLGIDQQKTIESLQNKSYNHFAAIYYLLVERLKSHRSSFPVEQRLDARQRRPSTIAEQTVAKTQAAVPPVNLRSQNVRLLRSPGLPPAPEAFSFPPSSCHVESAFMEEERVDTPKVNGCLLDPLPPMVIRKGCQSLPTSMMETSIDEGIETEGESEDDPAQAFAALQATRCGKRRHTLAEVTNQLVMMPGTGKVYSLDENPSLGSIDSEYDMGSFQRDLNFLEDTPTLKEMMLANQSAPRVTPPFIGLRPANPAMQALTSQKREAHNRSPVSFREGRRASDTSLTQGIVAFRQHLQNLARTKGILELNKVQLLYEQMGSEEEPNLTSTAPHLQNLVNSPPQEEASQQQEILSAFPNGVHPQLLSRRQSLETQYLQHRLQKPSLLSKAQNTCQLYCKELPRSLEQQLQEHRLHQKRLFLQKQSQLQAYFNQMHIAENSYPRSSQLPLPGQEEQQQPLTQFSLAQPLSPVMEPSSEQMQYDPFLSQYQKLQLESLPPSQIHSSPGLPLQIHVQQQPPPLPPLQYSYQTCELPVVTSSEPDYPNQCQYSMNPAQQSNVASPDNQRSSAPHESQSNYEALALSELPGLFDCEMMETVDPQHSGYVLVN